A DNA window from Pseudorasbora parva isolate DD20220531a chromosome 19, ASM2467924v1, whole genome shotgun sequence contains the following coding sequences:
- the gsk3aa gene encoding glycogen synthase kinase 3 alpha a isoform X2 — MFHPAPSQVVEGTADHRPPASAHFQTDMSGSGRPRTSSFAEPQGASGVAAASAGSAAAVGSNAGKSGVSQASADSSSACSNLKLARDSGKVTTVVATPGQGPDRPQEVSYTDIKVIGNGSFGVVYQARLIDSQEWVAIKKVLQDKRFKNRELQIMRKLDHCNIVRLRYFFYCSGEKKDEVYLNLVLEYVPETVYRVSRHFSKAKTIIPIFYVKVYMYQLFRSLAYIHSQGVCHRDIKPQNLLVDPETAVLKLCDFGSAKQLVRGEPNVSYICSRYYRAPELIFGATDYTSNIDVWSAGCVLAELLLGQPIFPGDSGVDQLVEIIKVLGTPTREQIREMNPNYTEFKFPQIKAHPWTKVFKPRTPPEAIALCSRLLEYTPVTRLSPLQACAHAFFDELRQPGTRLPSGRELPPLFNFTMTDGSEGPVQPGSTLTNST; from the exons atgtttcACCCAGCACCAAGCCAAGTCGTCGAGGGAACCGCTGATCATCGCCCCCCAGCCTCGGCACACTTTCAGACAGATATGAGCGGCAGCGGGCGGCCCAGGACGAGCTCGTTCGCTGAGCCTCAGGGGGCGTCCGGAGTCGCTGCTGCATCCGCCGGATCCGCCGCTGCCGTGGGGAGCAACGCAGGAAAGTCCGGGGTCTCACAGGCCTCGGCGGATAGTTCATCTGCTTGCTCAAATTTAAAACTAGCTA GAGATAGTGGGAAGGTGACCACAGTGGTTGCCACTCCAGGCCAGGGCCCGGATCGCCCGCAGGAGGTGTCGTACACTGATATCAAGGTGATCGGTAATGGCTCCTTTGGCGTGGTGTATCAGGCACGCCTCATTGACAGTCAGGAGTGGGTGGCCATCAAGAAGGTACTACAGGATAAGCGATTTAAG AATCGAGAACTTCAGATCATGAGAAAACTGGACCACTGCAATATAGTGAGGTTGCGCTATTTCTTCTATTGCAGTGGAGAGAAG AAGGATGAGGTATACCTCAATCTGGTGCTGGAATACGTGCCTGAGACGGTCTACAGGGTTTCACGACACTTCAGCAAAGCGAAAACAATTATTCCTATCTTTTATGTAAAG GTGTATATGTATCAGCTTTTCCGCAGTTTGGCCTATATCCATTCCCAAGGCGTGTGTCACAGAGATATCAAACCACAGAACCTTCTGGTGGACCCGGAAACAGCTGTTCTCAAGCTCTGTGACTTTGGCAg TGCAAAGCAGCTGGTGAGGGGTGAGCCTAACGTCTCCTATATCTGCTCACGATACTACCGTGCCCCTGAGCTCATCTTTGGTGCGACAGACTACACCTCCAACATTGACGTCTGGTCAGCCGGATGCGTGCTGGCCGAGCTGCTGCTGGGGCAGCCCATCTTCCCTGGAGACAGTGGTGTGGACCAGCTAGTGGAGATCATAAAG GTACTTGGAACACCCACAAGAGAACAGATCCGTGAAATGAACCCGAACTACACAGAGTTCAAATTCCCACAGATCAAAGCACATCCATGGACCAAG GTGTTTAAACCAAGAACTCCTCCTGAGGCAATAGCCCTGTGCTCTCGGCTCTTAGAGTACACGCCAGTGACACGACTGTCCCCGCTCCAGGCTTGCGCTCATGCCTTCTTTGATGAGCTGCGCCAACCTGGCACCCGTCTGCCCAGTGGTCGAGAGCTGCCTCCGCTTTTCAACTTCACCATGACAG ATGGCTCTGAAGGTCCTGTACAGCCTGGATCTACTCTGACCAACAGCACCTGA
- the gsk3aa gene encoding glycogen synthase kinase 3 alpha a isoform X1 produces MFHPAPSQVVEGTADHRPPASAHFQTDMSGSGRPRTSSFAEPQGASGVAAASAGSAAAVGSNAGKSGVSQASADSSSACSNLKLARDSGKVTTVVATPGQGPDRPQEVSYTDIKVIGNGSFGVVYQARLIDSQEWVAIKKVLQDKRFKNRELQIMRKLDHCNIVRLRYFFYCSGEKKDEVYLNLVLEYVPETVYRVSRHFSKAKTIIPIFYVKVYMYQLFRSLAYIHSQGVCHRDIKPQNLLVDPETAVLKLCDFGSAKQLVRGEPNVSYICSRYYRAPELIFGATDYTSNIDVWSAGCVLAELLLGQPIFPGDSGVDQLVEIIKVLGTPTREQIREMNPNYTEFKFPQIKAHPWTKVFKPRTPPEAIALCSRLLEYTPVTRLSPLQACAHAFFDELRQPGTRLPSGRELPPLFNFTMTELMIQPQLNSTLIPPHARAQTVASSNDGSEGPVQPGSTLTNST; encoded by the exons atgtttcACCCAGCACCAAGCCAAGTCGTCGAGGGAACCGCTGATCATCGCCCCCCAGCCTCGGCACACTTTCAGACAGATATGAGCGGCAGCGGGCGGCCCAGGACGAGCTCGTTCGCTGAGCCTCAGGGGGCGTCCGGAGTCGCTGCTGCATCCGCCGGATCCGCCGCTGCCGTGGGGAGCAACGCAGGAAAGTCCGGGGTCTCACAGGCCTCGGCGGATAGTTCATCTGCTTGCTCAAATTTAAAACTAGCTA GAGATAGTGGGAAGGTGACCACAGTGGTTGCCACTCCAGGCCAGGGCCCGGATCGCCCGCAGGAGGTGTCGTACACTGATATCAAGGTGATCGGTAATGGCTCCTTTGGCGTGGTGTATCAGGCACGCCTCATTGACAGTCAGGAGTGGGTGGCCATCAAGAAGGTACTACAGGATAAGCGATTTAAG AATCGAGAACTTCAGATCATGAGAAAACTGGACCACTGCAATATAGTGAGGTTGCGCTATTTCTTCTATTGCAGTGGAGAGAAG AAGGATGAGGTATACCTCAATCTGGTGCTGGAATACGTGCCTGAGACGGTCTACAGGGTTTCACGACACTTCAGCAAAGCGAAAACAATTATTCCTATCTTTTATGTAAAG GTGTATATGTATCAGCTTTTCCGCAGTTTGGCCTATATCCATTCCCAAGGCGTGTGTCACAGAGATATCAAACCACAGAACCTTCTGGTGGACCCGGAAACAGCTGTTCTCAAGCTCTGTGACTTTGGCAg TGCAAAGCAGCTGGTGAGGGGTGAGCCTAACGTCTCCTATATCTGCTCACGATACTACCGTGCCCCTGAGCTCATCTTTGGTGCGACAGACTACACCTCCAACATTGACGTCTGGTCAGCCGGATGCGTGCTGGCCGAGCTGCTGCTGGGGCAGCCCATCTTCCCTGGAGACAGTGGTGTGGACCAGCTAGTGGAGATCATAAAG GTACTTGGAACACCCACAAGAGAACAGATCCGTGAAATGAACCCGAACTACACAGAGTTCAAATTCCCACAGATCAAAGCACATCCATGGACCAAG GTGTTTAAACCAAGAACTCCTCCTGAGGCAATAGCCCTGTGCTCTCGGCTCTTAGAGTACACGCCAGTGACACGACTGTCCCCGCTCCAGGCTTGCGCTCATGCCTTCTTTGATGAGCTGCGCCAACCTGGCACCCGTCTGCCCAGTGGTCGAGAGCTGCCTCCGCTTTTCAACTTCACCATGACAG AGCTGATGATTCAGCCCCAGCTCAATTCCACTCTCATTCCACCTCATGCCCGCGCACAAACCGTAGCATCCTCCAACG ATGGCTCTGAAGGTCCTGTACAGCCTGGATCTACTCTGACCAACAGCACCTGA